Below is a genomic region from Burkholderiales bacterium.
CCTCGAGATCGTGCACCTGCGCGCCGGGCACGCCGAGGCTCTTCGCCAGGCCGGGAAAGTCGAGCGTCGGGCGATCGAGCGTGAGCATGTCGATCGCGCGCGGCCCCGGGTTCGCCGCGCCGACGTCGGCGAGCTGGCTGTAGAGGATCTTGTACGACCGGTTCGAGAAGATGATCACGCACACGTCGAGGCCCTCGCGCGCCATCGTCCACAGCGACTGGAAGGTGTACATCGCGCTGCCGTCGCCGATCATCGCGATCACCTTGCGGTTGGGACACGCCACCGCCGCGCCGACTGCGACCGGCGTGCCGTAACCGATCGACCCGCCCATGTTGTTGAGCCAGTCGTGCGGCGGCGCGCCGACGGTATAGGGAAAGAACCCGCGCCCCGTCGTCACCGATTCGTCGACGACGATCGCGTTCTCGGGCAGCGTCGCGCCGAGCGCCTGCCCGAGGCCTTCGAGCGTGAACTTGCCGGTCGGTTTCTCGGGCCGCTTCGCCTGTGCCACACCCGAAGGCTTTTCGTTCAACGCGCCGAGCTCGGCGGCGAGCGCTTCGAGCGAGGCGAGGGGATCGCCTTCGACCGGACACAAGACGGTCGTATCGCAACCGGGCGGTGTGAGCACGCTCGGCTTGCCCGGATACGCGAAGAACGCGGCCGGCGCCTTGGCGCCGCAGAGCACCATCTGCGTGACACCCTTGAGCTGTTCCTGCGCGGTCTCGACGACGAAGTGCAGCCGCAGCGTCGCCACGCGGCCCGCGCCGCGCTCGATGCGCGCCGTGCCGCCGGCGGCCTGCACGCGGCAGCCGGTCTTCGCGGCGATCCGGCCCGCGAGATCGAGCCCGCGCTCGCGCAGCGCGCGCCCGCCGAGGAACAGCATCGAAGCGTTGCCCTGCGAAAGCCGCTTAGCCGCGGCGACGACGTCGTCTTTGCGCGGTCCCGGCGGCGGCGGAGTGTCGGGCGTATCCGCGACCCCGTCGGCTTCGCCCCACGCGGTATCGGCGGGCAGGATGAGCGTCGCGATCTGCCCCGGGGCGACCCGCGCCGCCTGGATCGCGAGCGCGCCGTCGCCCGCGACGGTCTTCGACGTGGGCGAGGTCTTCACCCAGTGCGAGAACGGCCGCGCGATGCCTTCGATGTCGGCGGTGAGCGGGGTGTCGTACTGGATGTGATAGAGCGCGTGCTCGCCGACGATGTTGACGATGCCCGAGCCGGCTTTCTTCGCGTTGTGCAGGTTGGCGGCCGAATTGGCGAGGCCGGGGCCGAGATGCAGCAGGGTCGACGCCGGCGTGTCGGTCATGCGGTAGTAGCCGTCGGCCGCGCCGCTGCACACGCCTTCGAAGAGACCCAGCACGCAGCGCATGCCTTCGACGCGGTCGAGCGCGCCGACGAAATGCATCTCCGAAGTGCCGGGGTTGGCGAAGCAGACGTCGACCCCGCCTTTGAGCAACGTGCGAACGAGACTTTCAGCGCCGTTCATCCGGACTCCCCCTGGGTTATTTACGCCGCGCCGTCGAGGATACCGTAGGTTAGACTGACGCACCGATCGGTGGAGACGACCGTGCGATCACTCTCGACATACGCCGTCTTTTCGTTCATCGCCTGCGCCTGCGGCGCTTCCGCTCACGCGCAGACCGAAGCGGGCTATCCGGTCCGAAGCTTGCGCCTGATCGTTCCTTTCGCTCCCGGCGGCACCACGGACACGGTCGCGCGGCTCGTCGCGCGCGAGACGACCAAATCGCTCGGCCAGTCGATCGTCGTCGAGAATCGCCCGGGTGCGGGCGGTCTCATCGGCGCGGACGCGGTGCTCAAGCTGCCGGCCGACGGTTATACGCTCGCCTTCGCGACGATCAGCACGCTCGCCGTCCAGCCGCTCCTGCAGGCGAAGCCCACCTACGACCCGCAGAAAGAGTTCGCGCTCGTCACGCAGATCGCGACGCTGCCTTACGTCGTCGCGGCGCATCCGTCGCTGCCGGCGCACAGCGTGCGAGAGCTCGTGAAGCTCGCGCGGGCGAAACCCGCGTCGATCAGCTTCGGCTCGCCGGGATACGGCACGGGGGCGCATCTGACCGCCGAGTACCTGTGCAGCGTCACCGGTATGAAGCTCGTGCACGTTCCGTACAAAGGGGATGCGCCGGGCACGATCGATCTCATCGCCGGGCAGATCGCGATCGCGGTGTTCCCTCCGATCTCGCTGGTGCCCCATATCAGAGCCGGCCGCCTGCGCGCGCTCGCGGTGACGTCGTCCGC
It encodes:
- a CDS encoding acetolactate synthase large subunit: MNGAESLVRTLLKGGVDVCFANPGTSEMHFVGALDRVEGMRCVLGLFEGVCSGAADGYYRMTDTPASTLLHLGPGLANSAANLHNAKKAGSGIVNIVGEHALYHIQYDTPLTADIEGIARPFSHWVKTSPTSKTVAGDGALAIQAARVAPGQIATLILPADTAWGEADGVADTPDTPPPPGPRKDDVVAAAKRLSQGNASMLFLGGRALRERGLDLAGRIAAKTGCRVQAAGGTARIERGAGRVATLRLHFVVETAQEQLKGVTQMVLCGAKAPAAFFAYPGKPSVLTPPGCDTTVLCPVEGDPLASLEALAAELGALNEKPSGVAQAKRPEKPTGKFTLEGLGQALGATLPENAIVVDESVTTGRGFFPYTVGAPPHDWLNNMGGSIGYGTPVAVGAAVACPNRKVIAMIGDGSAMYTFQSLWTMAREGLDVCVIIFSNRSYKILYSQLADVGAANPGPRAIDMLTLDRPTLDFPGLAKSLGVPGAQVHDLEGFTKELANAMAHHGPYLIDVVM
- a CDS encoding tripartite tricarboxylate transporter substrate binding protein; translated protein: MRSLSTYAVFSFIACACGASAHAQTEAGYPVRSLRLIVPFAPGGTTDTVARLVARETTKSLGQSIVVENRPGAGGLIGADAVLKLPADGYTLAFATISTLAVQPLLQAKPTYDPQKEFALVTQIATLPYVVAAHPSLPAHSVRELVKLARAKPASISFGSPGYGTGAHLTAEYLCSVTGMKLVHVPYKGDAPGTIDLIAGQIAIAVFPPISLVPHIRAGRLRALAVTSSARSIALPETPTVAESGYPGFESGSWNGIAVRTGTPEAIVRRLHKDIAAVLAESPQVRGNIEASGSKVVGNTPEEFGAYVRGEIAKWRSVIAKAGIRID